A stretch of Myxococcus hansupus DNA encodes these proteins:
- a CDS encoding cytochrome c oxidase subunit I, whose protein sequence is MTPSSSIAAPGATPAPEEHHDHHPSYLVDGTTIKSWLLTVDHKRIGLMFLFWVLLFFLVGGIFALLIRVELLTPGPTIMDAMTYNRTFTLHGLVMIFLFMIPAIPAVFGNFLLPLMLGAKDVAFPRLNLLSLYIYLGGAFIALWGMLNGGLDTGWTFYTPYSAHTTTTVAPVLFGAFIIGFSSIVTGINFIVTCHTMRAPGITWFKMPLFVWAIYATSCIQVLATPVIGLLLCLVTVENLFGFGMFDPARGGDPVLFQHLFWFYSHPAVYIMVLPAFGVMSEVVATYSRKNIFGYRAVAYSSLGIAFVGFFAWGHHMFVSGQSTFTGGLFGVLTMLVGVFTAIKVFNWVGTVYKGAVDFRTPFAYFCGFLFFTVFGGMTGIALGTVSLDVAWHDTYFVVAHFHFIMVGATIMAFLAALHYWFPKMFGRTYHEGWGLVSAALIILGFNATFIPQFLLGNNGMPRRYYEYPERFQALNVASTAGASLLAFGFIIIAMYLTYALVYGKASGKNPWRSKGYEWVSESPPPTHNFVGPQPVFPEEPHFYVDPKKAEVPDAV, encoded by the coding sequence ATGACGCCATCCAGTAGCATCGCAGCCCCGGGCGCCACCCCCGCGCCCGAGGAGCATCACGACCACCACCCGAGCTACCTGGTCGACGGCACCACCATCAAGTCGTGGCTGCTGACCGTTGACCACAAGCGCATCGGGCTCATGTTCCTGTTCTGGGTCCTGCTGTTCTTCCTCGTGGGCGGCATCTTCGCGCTGCTCATCCGGGTGGAGCTCTTGACGCCGGGCCCGACCATCATGGACGCGATGACGTACAACCGTACGTTCACGCTCCATGGCCTGGTCATGATCTTCCTGTTCATGATTCCGGCCATCCCGGCCGTCTTCGGCAACTTCCTGCTGCCGCTGATGCTGGGCGCCAAGGACGTGGCCTTCCCCCGGCTGAACCTGCTGTCGCTCTACATCTACCTGGGCGGCGCCTTCATCGCGCTGTGGGGCATGCTCAACGGCGGCCTGGACACGGGCTGGACGTTCTACACCCCGTACAGCGCGCACACGACGACCACGGTGGCGCCGGTGCTGTTCGGCGCGTTCATCATCGGGTTCAGCTCCATCGTCACGGGCATCAACTTCATCGTGACGTGCCACACCATGCGCGCCCCGGGCATCACCTGGTTCAAGATGCCCCTGTTCGTGTGGGCCATCTACGCCACGAGCTGCATCCAGGTGCTGGCCACGCCCGTCATCGGTCTGCTGCTGTGCCTGGTGACGGTGGAGAACCTGTTCGGGTTCGGCATGTTCGACCCGGCCCGCGGCGGTGACCCGGTGCTCTTCCAGCACCTGTTCTGGTTCTACAGCCACCCGGCCGTGTACATCATGGTGCTCCCCGCCTTCGGCGTGATGAGCGAGGTCGTCGCGACCTACAGCCGCAAGAACATCTTCGGCTACCGCGCGGTGGCGTACTCCAGCCTCGGCATCGCCTTCGTCGGCTTCTTCGCCTGGGGCCACCACATGTTCGTGTCCGGCCAGTCCACCTTCACGGGCGGTCTGTTCGGCGTGCTGACCATGCTGGTGGGTGTGTTCACCGCCATCAAGGTCTTCAACTGGGTGGGCACCGTCTACAAGGGCGCGGTCGACTTCCGGACGCCCTTCGCCTACTTCTGCGGCTTCCTGTTCTTCACCGTGTTCGGTGGCATGACGGGCATCGCGCTGGGCACGGTGTCGCTGGACGTCGCCTGGCACGACACCTACTTCGTGGTGGCGCACTTCCACTTCATCATGGTGGGCGCGACCATCATGGCCTTCCTGGCCGCCCTCCACTACTGGTTCCCGAAGATGTTCGGGCGCACGTACCACGAGGGTTGGGGTCTGGTGTCCGCGGCCCTCATCATCCTGGGCTTCAACGCCACGTTCATCCCCCAGTTCCTGCTGGGCAACAACGGCATGCCGCGCCGCTACTACGAGTACCCGGAGCGCTTCCAGGCGCTGAACGTGGCCTCGACGGCGGGCGCGTCCCTGCTGGCGTTCGGGTTCATCATCATCGCCATGTACCTGACGTACGCCCTGGTGTACGGCAAGGCCTCCGGGAAGAACCCGTGGCGCAGCAAGGGCTACGAGTGGGTCTCCGAGTCCCCGCCGCCGACCCACAACTTCGTGGGGCCGCAGCCGGTGTTCCCGGAAGAGCCCCACTTCTACGTGGATCCCAAGAAGGCCGAGGTGCCCGATGCAGTCTAG
- a CDS encoding DUF3341 domain-containing protein: protein MEATVLDSWVLAEFPTPDALVDATRQMREKGFEGMDTYSPYPLHGGSEALGLPPSRVPFIALCGGLTGVATALAMQTWMNTIDYPLNIGGRPLLSLPAWVPITFELGVLFAAFGIFFGLLGLSRLPQPYHPVFESEDFRTASTHGFWLSVPQATGSDAAPVMDQLKALGATQVTLVTGEKE from the coding sequence ATGGAAGCCACCGTTCTCGATTCCTGGGTCCTGGCGGAGTTCCCGACGCCGGACGCCCTCGTGGATGCCACCCGCCAGATGCGGGAGAAGGGCTTCGAGGGGATGGACACCTACTCTCCGTACCCGCTTCACGGCGGCTCGGAGGCCCTCGGTCTGCCGCCCTCGCGCGTGCCCTTCATCGCCCTGTGCGGCGGTCTGACGGGCGTGGCCACCGCGCTGGCCATGCAGACCTGGATGAACACCATCGACTACCCGCTCAACATCGGTGGTCGTCCCCTGCTGTCGCTGCCCGCCTGGGTGCCCATCACGTTCGAGCTGGGGGTGCTGTTCGCCGCCTTCGGCATCTTCTTCGGTCTGCTGGGGCTCAGCCGCCTGCCCCAGCCGTACCACCCCGTCTTCGAGTCCGAGGACTTCCGCACCGCCTCCACGCACGGCTTCTGGCTGAGCGTTCCCCAGGCGACGGGCTCGGACGCGGCGCCGGTCATGGATCAGCTCAAGGCCCTGGGCGCGACCCAGGTGACCCTCGTCACGGGAGAGAAGGAATGA
- a CDS encoding SCO family protein has product MMSTLSYILPRACHAGFLAAMALVLAVAVPASAMPGAGKTPRAILEAQQDLPPQVKGVDVQERLGELVPTQTRFLDASGREVRLGDVMPKAKPTLLTLVYYNCPMLCNLVLNAQVQSMKELGLELGKDYEAITVSIDPEDTPAQSMERRRRHLQSMGKPETAPWHFLTGDDAEIRKLADALGFQYTYDESTKQYAHAAVVHVLTPEGSISRYLYGTSFPPSDMKLALLEAANGRVGTSFDQVILSCFKYDTASRRYGFYIFGFIRLGGIAVFCALATMLIYFWRRELKKGAAA; this is encoded by the coding sequence ATGATGTCCACCCTTTCCTACATCCTCCCGCGTGCCTGCCACGCGGGCTTCCTCGCCGCCATGGCGCTGGTGCTGGCCGTCGCGGTGCCAGCATCCGCCATGCCGGGCGCCGGGAAGACGCCCCGGGCCATCCTGGAGGCGCAGCAGGACCTGCCGCCGCAGGTGAAGGGCGTGGACGTGCAGGAGCGTCTGGGTGAGCTGGTGCCCACGCAGACGCGCTTCCTCGACGCCTCCGGGCGCGAGGTGCGCCTGGGCGACGTGATGCCCAAGGCGAAGCCCACCCTGCTCACGCTCGTCTATTACAACTGCCCCATGCTCTGTAACCTGGTGCTCAACGCCCAGGTGCAGTCGATGAAGGAGCTGGGGCTGGAGCTCGGTAAGGACTACGAGGCCATCACCGTCAGCATCGACCCGGAGGACACCCCCGCGCAGAGCATGGAGCGGCGGCGGCGTCACCTGCAGTCCATGGGCAAGCCGGAGACGGCCCCGTGGCACTTCCTCACCGGCGACGACGCGGAGATCCGCAAGCTCGCTGACGCGCTGGGCTTCCAGTACACGTACGACGAGAGCACGAAGCAGTACGCCCACGCGGCCGTGGTGCACGTGCTCACGCCGGAAGGCAGCATCTCCCGGTACCTCTACGGGACGTCTTTTCCCCCCTCGGACATGAAGCTGGCGTTGCTGGAGGCGGCCAATGGCCGCGTGGGTACCAGCTTCGACCAGGTCATCCTGTCCTGCTTCAAGTATGACACCGCCAGTCGGCGGTATGGCTTCTACATCTTCGGGTTCATCCGCCTGGGCGGCATTGCCGTGTTCTGCGCCCTGGCGACGATGCTGATCTATTTCTGGAGGCGCGAGCTGAAGAAAGGCGCGGCGGCATGA
- the coxB gene encoding cytochrome c oxidase subunit II, with translation MSELLNNILFLPEAASTFAERIDFLHHFVVGTTMVMSAAVGLAALFFFFRYRRRLPAQATEYVVPTLKTEFLFVSVPLVFFLAWFGIGFRDFTWVTTPPKDAMDVYVMGKQWMWKFAYPEGPNGVNVLHVPANRPVRLLITSRDVLHSFYVPAFRIKMDALPGRYTQIWFEATKPGTYQVLCTEYCGLSHSKMLAEVVVLPEEEYEDWIQEQRRGRLQDRQDALADNSLVPPVARMVEQGQVLAGTQGCLKCHSVDGSQHIGPTFLGMYDREEKLDNGQTIRVDEAYITQSMMDPGAHLVAGYQNVMPTYQGKLQGPETAAIVEYIKSLRTPNVREGASEGPAYDAIQ, from the coding sequence ATGAGCGAGCTTCTCAACAATATCCTGTTCCTCCCGGAGGCCGCGTCAACGTTCGCGGAGCGGATCGACTTTCTGCATCACTTCGTCGTCGGTACGACGATGGTGATGTCTGCGGCGGTTGGTCTGGCGGCCCTGTTCTTCTTCTTCCGTTACCGCCGTCGACTCCCCGCGCAGGCCACGGAGTACGTCGTCCCCACCCTGAAGACGGAGTTCCTCTTCGTCTCCGTTCCCCTCGTGTTCTTCCTGGCCTGGTTCGGTATCGGCTTCCGGGACTTCACGTGGGTCACCACGCCGCCCAAGGACGCGATGGACGTCTACGTCATGGGCAAGCAGTGGATGTGGAAGTTCGCCTACCCGGAAGGCCCCAACGGGGTGAACGTGCTGCACGTGCCGGCCAACCGTCCGGTGCGCCTGCTCATCACCTCGCGTGACGTGCTGCACTCGTTCTACGTGCCGGCCTTCCGCATCAAGATGGATGCGCTCCCGGGCCGCTACACGCAGATCTGGTTCGAGGCGACCAAGCCGGGCACGTACCAGGTGCTGTGCACCGAGTACTGCGGCCTGTCGCACTCGAAGATGCTGGCCGAGGTCGTCGTGCTCCCCGAGGAGGAGTACGAGGACTGGATTCAGGAGCAGCGCCGCGGCCGGCTGCAGGACCGTCAGGACGCGCTGGCCGACAACTCCCTGGTGCCGCCGGTGGCGCGCATGGTGGAGCAGGGCCAGGTGCTGGCCGGGACGCAGGGTTGCCTCAAGTGCCACTCCGTGGACGGCTCGCAGCACATTGGCCCGACCTTCCTGGGCATGTATGACCGCGAGGAGAAGCTCGACAACGGGCAGACCATCCGCGTGGACGAGGCCTATATCACCCAGTCGATGATGGACCCGGGCGCCCACCTGGTGGCGGGCTACCAGAACGTGATGCCGACCTACCAGGGCAAGCTGCAGGGCCCGGAGACGGCCGCCATCGTCGAGTACATCAAGTCGCTTCGCACTCCGAACGTCCGCGAGGGCGCCTCCGAGGGACCCGCCTATGACGCCATCCAGTAG
- the nrfD gene encoding NrfD/PsrC family molybdoenzyme membrane anchor subunit, with the protein MAETAANAALDPLEPRPLVAPHHDDVTLTETLLDHVWRKPGKGWFMLFGLSLSALGLLVIGVTYTLARGIGVWGNNQPVGWAFDIINFVWWVGIGHAGTLISAILLLFQQKWRTSINRFAEAMTLFAVMCAGLFPLLHTGRPWFAFWLFPYPSTLGAWPQFRSPLVWDVFAISTYLTVSALFWFVGLIPDLAALRDASKTKLQRTIYGLFALGWRGSGRHWHNYKIAYLLLAGLSTPLVVSVHTIVSFDFAVSLLPGWHATIFPPYFVAGAVFSGFAMVITLIIPARKYLGLRDVITDRHLENMNKVILATGLLVSYGYLMEHFVAWYSQNQYELWTFYVNRATGPYAGVYWLMIACNVITPNIFWFQKCRTSIPIMWVASIAVNIGMWCERFIIIVTSLSQDFLPSSWGIYTPTWVDWSIYVGTLGLFGTLFLLFLKFVPAVAVMEVKELQLELKHAAHAHHGADTHGAH; encoded by the coding sequence ATGGCTGAAACTGCTGCCAACGCTGCGCTCGATCCGCTCGAGCCGCGTCCCCTCGTCGCGCCGCACCATGACGACGTCACCCTGACCGAGACGCTGCTGGACCATGTCTGGCGCAAGCCGGGCAAGGGCTGGTTCATGCTCTTCGGCCTGTCGCTCAGCGCCCTGGGCCTGCTCGTCATCGGCGTCACCTACACGCTGGCCCGCGGTATCGGCGTGTGGGGTAACAACCAGCCCGTCGGCTGGGCCTTCGACATCATCAACTTCGTCTGGTGGGTCGGTATCGGCCACGCCGGTACGCTCATCTCCGCCATCCTCCTGCTCTTCCAGCAGAAGTGGCGCACGAGCATCAACCGGTTCGCGGAAGCCATGACGCTGTTCGCCGTCATGTGCGCCGGTCTGTTCCCGCTGCTGCACACGGGCCGGCCCTGGTTCGCCTTCTGGCTGTTCCCCTACCCCAGCACCCTGGGCGCGTGGCCGCAGTTCCGCTCGCCGCTGGTGTGGGACGTGTTCGCCATCTCGACGTACCTCACGGTGTCCGCGCTCTTCTGGTTCGTGGGTCTCATCCCGGACCTGGCGGCCCTGCGTGACGCGTCCAAGACGAAGCTGCAGCGCACCATCTACGGCCTGTTCGCGCTGGGTTGGCGCGGCTCCGGTCGGCACTGGCACAACTACAAGATTGCCTACCTGCTGCTGGCCGGCCTCTCCACGCCGCTCGTGGTGTCCGTGCACACCATCGTTTCCTTCGACTTCGCCGTCTCGCTGCTCCCCGGCTGGCACGCCACCATCTTCCCGCCCTACTTCGTGGCCGGCGCCGTGTTCAGCGGCTTCGCGATGGTGATCACCCTCATCATCCCGGCGCGCAAGTACCTGGGTCTGCGGGACGTCATCACGGACCGCCACCTGGAGAACATGAACAAGGTCATCCTGGCGACGGGCCTGCTCGTCTCCTACGGATACCTGATGGAGCACTTCGTCGCCTGGTACTCCCAGAACCAGTACGAGCTGTGGACGTTCTACGTGAACCGCGCCACGGGCCCCTACGCCGGCGTGTACTGGCTGATGATTGCCTGCAACGTCATCACCCCGAACATCTTCTGGTTCCAGAAGTGCCGCACGAGCATCCCCATCATGTGGGTGGCCTCCATCGCGGTGAACATCGGCATGTGGTGCGAGCGCTTCATCATCATCGTCACCTCGCTGAGCCAGGACTTCCTGCCTTCGTCCTGGGGCATCTACACGCCGACCTGGGTGGACTGGTCCATCTACGTCGGAACCCTGGGCCTGTTCGGCACCCTGTTCCTGCTGTTCCTCAAGTTCGTGCCGGCCGTCGCCGTCATGGAAGTGAAGGAACTCCAGCTCGAGCTCAAGCACGCCGCGCACGCCCACCACGGCGCGGACACCCACGGAGCGCACTAG
- a CDS encoding cytochrome c oxidase subunit 3 family protein, which translates to MQSSSHAAEGALPVPRLAGHFASLEVQNHAARLGMWLFLATEILLFAGLFICYGVYRFLFPEAWAAASRSLDLTMGTVNTVVLITSSLTAALAVHYAKEGKNKMVAVQIALTLLMAVGFLVIKYFEYHHKFEIGTLPGRFYSYEGIQLPGVPMYFTVYFCSTALHGLHVVIGMVVLAFSMVRALTKADFGPNNYTMVELGSMYWHLVDLVWIFLFPMLYLV; encoded by the coding sequence ATGCAGTCTAGCTCTCACGCCGCCGAGGGGGCGCTGCCCGTCCCCCGGCTCGCCGGCCACTTCGCCTCGCTCGAGGTGCAGAACCACGCCGCGCGCCTGGGCATGTGGCTGTTCCTGGCCACGGAAATCCTGCTCTTCGCCGGCCTGTTCATCTGCTACGGCGTCTACCGCTTCCTCTTCCCGGAGGCGTGGGCCGCGGCGAGCCGCAGCCTGGACCTGACGATGGGCACCGTGAACACGGTGGTGCTCATCACCTCCTCGCTCACCGCGGCGCTCGCGGTGCACTACGCGAAGGAGGGGAAGAACAAGATGGTCGCGGTGCAGATTGCCCTCACCCTGCTGATGGCCGTCGGCTTCCTCGTCATCAAGTACTTCGAGTACCACCACAAGTTCGAGATTGGCACGCTGCCGGGCCGCTTCTACTCGTACGAGGGCATCCAGCTTCCGGGCGTGCCCATGTACTTCACGGTCTACTTCTGCTCGACGGCCCTGCACGGCCTCCACGTCGTCATCGGCATGGTGGTGCTGGCCTTCTCCATGGTCCGTGCGCTGACGAAGGCGGACTTCGGGCCGAACAACTACACCATGGTCGAGCTGGGCAGCATGTACTGGCACCTCGTCGACCTGGTGTGGATCTTCCTCTTCCCGATGCTGTACCTCGTTTGA
- a CDS encoding c-type cytochrome — protein MRWLIPAAGLAALTGCNVSSEFLQRMEHQAKYEYYEASDFWADGRAMRTPPQGTVPRERFDKLPELKDAVQRQVALTGRSGGQPIAHVPITVDQNLLTLGQKKYNIVCSQCHGVLGDGNSVVAENMGLRLPPSLLDLASKTDGHFYMAINEGYGVMPSFSGELDLRERWAVVAYVRALQTARNTRTDGQQPVPQENR, from the coding sequence ATGAGGTGGCTCATCCCCGCCGCCGGACTCGCCGCGCTCACGGGCTGCAACGTCAGCTCGGAGTTCCTCCAGCGCATGGAGCACCAGGCGAAGTACGAGTACTACGAGGCGTCCGACTTCTGGGCGGACGGCCGCGCCATGCGCACGCCCCCCCAGGGCACCGTTCCTCGTGAGCGCTTCGACAAGCTCCCCGAGCTCAAGGACGCCGTGCAGCGCCAGGTGGCCCTCACCGGCCGCAGCGGTGGTCAGCCCATTGCCCACGTGCCCATCACGGTGGACCAGAACCTGCTGACCCTGGGTCAGAAGAAGTACAACATCGTCTGCTCGCAGTGCCACGGCGTGCTGGGCGACGGAAACAGCGTCGTCGCGGAGAACATGGGCCTGCGCCTGCCGCCCTCGCTGCTGGACCTGGCGAGCAAGACGGACGGCCACTTCTACATGGCCATCAATGAGGGCTACGGCGTGATGCCGTCCTTCTCTGGCGAGCTCGACCTGCGCGAGCGCTGGGCCGTGGTCGCCTACGTCCGCGCGCTCCAGACCGCCCGCAATACCCGCACGGACGGCCAGCAGCCCGTTCCGCAGGAGAACCGATGA